AGCGAAGCCGCACTGGCTCGGGCAGCTCTCTGTCCCTGACGTCGCCGCCTCAACCGCCGCCTTCGTCGCGCGTCGCGCCCTGTTGCTCGGCAACGGCTACGCGCTGCGGGATCCCAGCGGGGCGATCCTTGGCCTCACCTCCGAAGTCGTGCCCTCGCGGCGCGACGTGCTCTCAGAGCAGCTCCTCACGTCGGATCCGATGACCGCAACGAAGGACTACGGCGAGCTCTTCGGGATGACGATGCGGGGCCACCTCGACGTACCCGGCCACGGCGTCTTTGAAACGTTTGCGTGGGGCGACGGACCCATCGTCGGCTCGCTGGGCGACATCACGGGCAAGCCACACATTCATCCCCAGTGGCTCTTCTTCTTCCGCGTCGCGGAGCTGCGCTCAGCCACGGCGTATGTCTCGGACAAAGGCGGCCACGTGATCGGACCGACGACCCTGCCGGACGGCCGGCAAGTGGCCGTGTGCGACGATCCTCAGGGAGCGGCCTTCGCGCTCATCGAGATTCCAAGGTCGTAGCTCGCTCGGCAACCAGCCAAGAGCGGGCGCCGCGACGAGTCTCACCACGTGACGACGACGCGCCCGTCGATGCCTCCGTTGGTCACCGCCGTGTACTTCGTACCGCTGCCACCCTTGCCGGCGTTGCCGGCGTAGTGAGGGCTGGCCGTCCCAGCAGGGGTGGTCGCGCTGCCCGCGGTCGTGGTGCCCGACACGACGGGCGACGAGCCGCGAACGTAACCGGAGCCTCCTCCGCCGCTGCAAGTATTGCCGCCGCCTCCACCGCCGTAATAGCCACCACCGCCACCTCCGGACTGCGACGACGTGGCGTCACCGCCAACGCCGGCGGCACCGGGGTTGCCGACTACAGCGCCCGAGCCGGGCGTGCCGCCGGCCGTCTGCGTTCCGCCGTGACCACCGCCGACGCAGTTTGCGGTGCCATCGGTGCCTTGTTGGCCGCCCCCGGCGCCAGGCACGTTTGGGGTGTGGTACCCGGCGCCTGCGCCGGCGCCGGCGACGAGATACGGCGTCGCGCCGAGACCAAGCTCGCTGCGACCACCACCACCACCGCCGTAGTTTACGCCGGCGCCGCCGCCGCCAAACGCCTTCGCCGTGGTGGGGCCGTTCAAGCCCGGGCCGCCGCCGGCTCCAACGAGCACGTCGAGCGTCGCGCCGGGGGCGACGATGAGCGAGCCCGTGGTGTAGCCCCTCCGCCGCCGAAGACGTTGTTGCCGATCGAGGCGCCGCCGCCGGCGCCCCAGAGATGAACCTGAATGGTCGAGACGCCCGACGGCACGCGGAACTTGTACGGGCCGCTCGCGGCGTAAGCGACGACGCAGCCGCCGCCGGGGCAACTGCACGAGAACCCACCCGTGAGATCGGTGCAGGTGCCGTTGCCGCAGGGGTTCACCGGCGAGCACTCGTTGATGTCGACGCACGTGTGTCCGTCATCGGGAGTGCCGTAGCCGCTGGGGCACGAGCACACGACCGACGCGTCGACGAAGCTGCAGGTCGCTTTTGGATCGCACCCCGCGAGCGCGCACGCGCCCGGCGCCGCGTCGCTCGCGTCGGTGGCGCTCGCGTCGGTGGCGTTCGCGTCGATGGCGTTCGAGCTGTCGGTCAAAGCGCTATCGTTTGCTCCGCCGTCGAGAAGGGAGACGTCTGCTGTTGAGGCGTCGGCGACGGCGCCATCGATGGACACACCACCGTCGGCGGCTTCACCGTCAACGTTGGCGTCGACCTCGTTGGCCGCATCGGCGGCGGCTGCGTCTGACGTTGCGGCCGGGCGCTCGCGAAGGAAGAGATCATCGGCGCCGGTGATGAGCTCGCACGCCGTGGTGAGCGCGACGAGGGCGATGAGGCCGCGAAGGGGCCTCTTCTGGCGCGTCTTGGCGATCTTCATGGCCACGCTCAGAAGCTCCCCGCGACGCCGGCGCCGGTCGCGTTCACGTAGGCCTCGACGCGCGGCGACGATGCGGCCGTGGACCGCGTGAGAAGTCCAACGAGCCCGATGCTGGCGCCCACTAGGCCCACGGCAAACGCCGCCGTGGACACGTGACTGAGCGACTTGGAAGCCTCGATGTCGTTGCTCGCCGCGGGATCGCACTCGTTGCCAACGCAGAGCTCCCTTGCGCGGCTCACGCGGGACAGCGCCATGGCCCCGACGACGGCGCCCACGCCGACGCCGACGGCCCCAACGCCGAAGGCGACCTTCGCGTAGAGCGGCACCGCCGCGTGTTCTTCGGGAGCGGGTCGCGCAGAAGGCGTTGCCTCGGCCCTCGCGGGCTCCGCCGCCAGTGGTCTTGTCACCGGCGTCGCTGCGGACGTCAACGCGCGCATCGCGAGGTCCACGCGCTGGGCGCTCCGCTCCGTGACCGCGAACGTTGCTGCCGTGTCGTCGTACCCCGGCGCAACGATCACGACGCGGTGCGGCCCCGGGTTTACGCGACGGAGCACCTCCAACGAGGTCCCGCGAACCGGCACCCCGTCGATGGTCATCTGGAAGGCATCGGAAGGCTGAAGTCCCGTGATGCGGAACGTCACGCTCGGGATTCGGTCGCCGAGCGACTGCGCGAGGGTCGCACAACCTTCGCGCGCTGCCTTGAACGGCGCCGGCTCCGTCGCCTCGCTCGGATACGCGAGCACGAGGCGACACGCCTCTTTGGCTTCGAGGAGCTGTCCGAGGGCTTCGTGGGCCTTCGCGAGCTCGGCGCCCGTCGTCGGCACGTGCATGATCGCGTCGGCGTCGCGGTAGGCGCGGAGCGCATCGGCGAAGCGCTTCTCCGCGTAGGCGCGGTCGCCCTGGTCCATCAGCGTCCGCGCCGTTTCACGATCAGCCGGCGACGGCGTCTGCGCCGCAGAAGGCGACACCCACAGGGCAACCGCCACGACCGTGAGGAGACTCCAACGCTTCATCGAGCTCGCCGCGCCGCGGCGTCTTCGGAGCATAGCGTCCCGCCGCGGTGCCTGTCGCTAGCTTCAGCGATCGGCGTTCCTGTTGCGCGTTGCGTTGGTTGGGTCGCTGTCTCTTCTTGAGCGTGCGCCGCATCGGCGGAGACGCTCAAGTCATGAGCGCGCCCTACAAGCGCGGCCCGAAGCCGCTCATCGTGATCGTGCCCGGTGCCACCGGGAGGTTGCGCGTCCCGAGTGACAGGCCGGACGAAGGCACGGCTAACGTCACCGACGCTTGACCCGGCGGAACATTGAAGAAGCCCAACTCGCCTCGTTCGCCAGTCTCCGTCGCGGTCGTACTGGGCACGCCGGCGACGACGTAATAGCCAGCCGTCGTCGGCCCCGGTGCAGCGAGGCGCGCGCTCATTCCGCTTGCCGGCTTGCCATCGCAATCGACGCCCAACGCCAGCACGGCGCCGAGGCTCCGATCGATCGAGACCCCCACAACCGACGCGATGAGCTCAACGTCCGCGACGCTCAAGAGGTGTTGGGCTTCCGCCGTTGCGATCTCCCGCGCGCCGTCGTCGCTCTCGTACTTCGCGGGCAGATCCGTGAGCACCGGCAACATGTCCGGGAACGACGAACTGGGCCGAAGCGCGAGAGCGGCGGTCTTTCCTCCGGGCAACGCCAAGGCCACGTACCCAGCCGCATCGGTGGTGCCTTGTGCGAGCGGCCCGACGCAGCGGAGGGGACTGCCGGCGTCGGGTGACGCGGCATCGACCTCGAAGCGCTCACAGGCCTCCACGGGCATCCCGACGACGGCAGTCTCCGTGAAGAGTCGCAAGAAGCGATGACGGCTCGTCACGGTGGCCGGCACCGCGGACGGCCGAGTCGGCGGCTGACTCAGGCAGCGCCACGCCGAGGGCAACGCGCCGCCGTCGTCGCTACGTGCATCTTGCACCGATGCGTCTCCGCAGGCCTCTCTGCAGGGCGACGCCTGCTCGCTCTCGGGGTCGCACGCGCTGCACGCGCCCAAGGCGACGATGAGGAAAACGCGGGCCAAACGCACGCCACGTCTTACTACGTTCTCCGCTGGAAGACGCCTTCGAGAGGCGGAGCGCTTGGCTCATTTGTCGAATACGACGAGCGCGCCGTCGGAGCCCACGAAGAAGGGAGCCTCGCCGGGCCACGTGACGTCGAGCGGCGCGAGGTTCGTGTTGTCTTTGGGGAGCAGCACGCCGACCGGGGCCTCGTAGAGGTCCATGCTGCGGCAACCGAACGTCCCGCACTCGTCGGCGCACCACCCGGGGAACTTGAAGTGAGCGCGCTCGGCGAGCGGCTCCGCGAACGAACCCTCAGGGTCCGACGCTGACGCCGGGGGCTCCTGATAGAGGAGACGCGACGCCACGAGGCTCGCAACCAAGTGCCGCCCCTCGACGCGCAGGGGGATGAGGGCCTCCGGCCGAACGATGGAACCGCAGCCCGGGTCGAGGGGGTCCGCCAGATCCCACGCGACGCCGGTCGTGACGAAGCCACGCGCGCGCTCAACGACGAGCTGCGAGGAGGCGGCGACGCCGTCGTCGACGCGAATGGCGTGAAGCGAGCGGAAGTCACCGCTCGGCACAAACGGCAACCTCGCGAGCTCTTTGCACGACGGAACGCCGGGCGAGAGCTCATGGCGGGCTTCTCGAACCCGAGCGGAGAGGGTGCGGTGCGCGTCCCGCACCACGGCACGACACAACCCCTGCACCGTGGCGAAGGCGCCCGTCGTGGGCGCGGCGATGAGCAAGCCCGGCACAACGCGTTGGCGAGGCTCGGGCTTCAGCGCGAGGGGCTCTTCGGCAAGGGTCGGTCCAGCATCGGCGGCGGGCGCCATGGGCTCAATCGACGCCGCGCCTTCGGCGAGCGGGGCCGACCGATCGTTCGCCCCGAGGTCTCCGCTGCAAGCCGCGAGGAGGGCCGTTGCAACGGAGCAGGCGAAGACGACTCGTAGCGTTCCCATGCCCAAAGAACGCTCATGCGGGAGAGGCTCTTCCCCGGGCAATTCCGGGTATTTTCGCGGCGACGTCAACGAAGTCGGTCTTTCCGCGAGGGCTTCCTTGCGCCATGCTGCGAGGCCGTAGTCCCCATGGCCTCCATCTCCGACGACGACATCCGCCGCTGCCTCAGTGTTCTGGAGGCACTCGTGACCGATCGCACGGGACTGACCGACCTCGACGAACCGACGAGGCGGGCGCTCTTGATCGCGGCCGGCCGCCTGTCACGCCCCGTTCGGCATGAGGTGGTGCGAACGGCGAAGGCATTCCGTCGCGTGGAGGCCAAGAAGAAGAAGAACCAGGATCGTGTGCTGCGGAGCGAGACCGGGATTCGCGAGGCGCGGAAGGCCGAGGTCTTCTCAGCGCCGGCACGGCTCACCGAACCGGGGGTCACCGAACCGGGGGCGCGTCCCGAGCAGCCAGGCAACGCACTGGCGCGGCGCGAGCTTTCGCAGCCTCGCAACTGCTACATCTGCAAGGCCGAGTTCACGCGGCTCCACTTCTTCTACGACGCTCTGTGCGCGAGCTGCGGCGACTTCAACTACGGCAAGCGCTTTCAGTCGGCGCCGCTCGACGGTCGCGTCGCGGTCATCACGGGAGCACGCGTGAAGATCGGCTTTCAGGCCGCGCTGATGATGCTGCGTGCTGGCGCCCGCGTCGTTGTAACGACCCGGTTTCCGCATGATGCCGCGAAGCGCTACGCCGCCGAGACGGACTTCGCGGCTTGGGGCCATCGGCTCACGGTGCACGGTCTCGACCTCCGGCACGCACCGAGCGTCGAGATCTTCGCGCGCTACCTGGAGGAGAACGAGCCGCGCCTCGACATCCTCATCAACAACGCGGCGCAAACAGTCCGGCGGCCGCCGGCCTACTACGCGCACCTCCTGGAGCGAGAGCTCTTGCCGTCGAGGCAGCTTCCAGAGCTGGAGCGTGCCCTCCTCCGCGCGCATGATCACCTCGCTGAGCTCGCGCTCGGCGGCAGCGCAGCACCGCAGATGACGGCGCTTTCTGGGTCTGGCTCGCTGGCCGGTGGCGCCCTGCTCGGGCCGCTCAAGGACTCGCGTGCGGGCGTGGGCATCGCCGCGTCGGCGCTCCTGTCGCAAATGCCTTACGGAGACGGCGAGCCGGCGGCCGCGAGCTTCTTCCCCGAAGGGCGGCTCGACGCGGACCTTCAGCAGGTCGACCTCCGCGCCATCAACAGCTGGCGCTTGACGCTCGCCGACGTGCCGAGCCCCGAGATGATCGAGGTGCAGCTCGTCAACGCCGTGGCGCCGTTCATCCTGTGCAGCAAGCTCAAGCCGCTCATGTTGCGCACGGCCAATCGCGACAAGCACGTCGTCAACGTCTCGGCCATGGAGGGGCAGTTCTCGCGCGGCACGAAGACCGACAAGCACCCGCACACGAACATGGCCAAAGCGGCGCTCAACATGATGACGCTCACGTCGGCGCCCGACTACGTGAAGGACGGCATCCACATGAACGCCGTCGACACGGGCTGGGTTACCGACGAAGACCCGGCGGCCATCGCGGCGCGCAAGACCGACGTGCACGACTTTCAGCCGCCGCTCGACATCGTCGACGGCGCCGCCCGCATCTGCGATCCGTTCTTCTCGGGCCTTCTCACGGGGACGCACGTGTACGGGAAGTTCTTGAAGGACTACCGCACGACGGGCTGGTAGGTCACGCACGCCCGGGGTGAGGCCGAACGGTGGCGCCCACGAGGCGACTCTGCTAGCAGACCGCTCATGCGTGGGTCCGCCATTGTGTTCGTTTGGTTCGCGCTCGCGGCGGCCGGTTGCGAAGCCTCTTCCGAACCGAGCGTGACGCCCGACGCGGCAGCGCCGGCGGCCAAGCTGCCTTCGCTTGGTCTCAACGACGTGTCGGTACTCCTGCCGGTCCCGAGTTCGCCGTCCGCTCCCGGGTACCTGGGCCCGACCAGCGCGGGCGAGCGCGGTGAGCTCCTGCCCATGGCTGTCTACGACGCGATCCCGCCCTTCCCTGTCGTGCCAAAGCAAGGGCTCGACTACACGCGCTTGCGCGCCGTGGCGGTGCGCTTCGACGGATGTTTCCGACACCCGCAGAGCGACTGCGAGGCGCAGATTCGTCTCGTCATGCAGCCGATCACGGACAAGGGCGACACGCGCGATTCAGCCGTTCACCTCTTCTACAAACTCTCGGACGCCGAACTGCCGGGGCTGGTGCGGGAGCTGCGCCGCCTCCGCTCGCTCGCGCCGGAGGTAGCCGACGGACCGCTCGACGTGCATGCAGGGTTTGCGGCCCAGGGCGGCGAGGGCCCGTACGCGACGGCGCTGAACGCGCTCGTCCTTCGCCTCGCCGGCGAGCAGAACTTCATTCGCATGACCTTCTTCCTCCGGGCCCCGCCCACCAACGAGGTCTGGTTCTTTGGAGGCTTCGACCGCAAGGACGGGGTCCTTGCGCAGCTCGACATCGTCGGCGTTGGAAAGAGCAATCAACGGGTTATCCTCACGCCGTCGGACGGCGGCTACAGCTTCGACTTTCTTCCCGTCGAGAAGGCCCCCGAAGACACGTCGCTGCTCCTCTCGAGCGACGGCGCGAAGGCCGCGTCGCGAGAGGCGCTCGAGAAGGCCCTGGGGGCCTTCGCGCGCATCGAGAATCCCGCGAAGTACTCACCCGACGACCTGCCCTGCGCCGGGTGCCACGTCTCGGCTGCCGTCACCGGCTATGCCAAGCAGAACCTTCAGGCGGAGCTGTCGAAGATGCCCGACGCGTTCACGTCGACGCGCGACCTGTCGCTCCGCGGCGGGGCCTCAGGGTTCACGTCGTCGCTGCGCGCGTTCGGTTGGTTCGGCAAGAACGCGATGATTAGCCAGCGCGTCGTCAATGAGAGCGCGGCCGTGGTGGACGACTTCGAAAAGCGGTTCCCCGAGAAATAGGGGGGGCGACTCACCGGTTCTGCGACCAGAGCGCGATTTCTGCGGGATGGTGGAAGCCTGAAGCAAGAGGTACTCGCGTTCCGCGAGCGCACCAGCAACCCAGATCGAGGCGTGCGCGGACGTCCGGGAGATGCGCAGGTTTGTAGGGCGGTGGTTCTTCGACAACCGATGCCATGCAAGGGCGCACGACGCCCGGCGAAGGAGGAAGGTAGAGGACTCGCACCCCACGCCGCTCTTCGCGGCGCGCACTGTTTTCGAGACAGGCTTGGCCCTGAGGCCAATTTACCTTCCACACGCGGCTGACGAGCGCGACGCGCGACAGCGCCGATATCGTGCTGACGTGCGACCAGCCGGTGCGGGGCGAGAGGATCGAACTCTCCTGGGTCTGCTTGTAAGGCAGGTGCTCTCACCAGAGAGCGAGCCCCGCAAAAGTGCCACCGGAGGGAGTTGAACCCTCATGCGCGAATCGCGCGCAGGTTCTCAGCCTGCCGTGTATGCCGTTCCACCACGGTGACGCGTGAAGCACGCATCGAGTCGAACGACTCGACGCATGAGTACCGACGGTCCGATTCGAACGGACACTGAGCACGTTCTAAGCGTGCGGCCTCTGCCGTTGGGCTACGTCGGCGAAGTTGGCTACCGCGAAGGCGCGGCAGCGGTGCGGGGAGCGAGGATCGAACTCGCCCAATTCTCCTTGTCACAGAGACGCCATCACCAGATGGCTTCCCCCGCGGATGCACCATGACGCCGCGCGGGCGGCTCACGGTGCCTTTGGTCTGAGTGGCACGGATCGAACGTGCATCTCTCGGTCCCAAGCCGAGAGCTCTGCCTTTGAGCTACACCCAGATGATTCATGCGGAGCGGCAGCGCGCGGCAGGCGGCGGGCCGTTCGAAGCTCCGGAGGAAGGATTCGAACCTTCGTTCTGCGGGTCAAAGCCGCATGTCCTGGCCGTTGGACGACTCCGGAAGAGTGGGTCGCTGCGGATGGAGTCGAACCACCACGGTCGGGCTTATGAGGCCCGCCTTCCTGCCGGGACGCAGCGTTGCTTTCGTGACTTGCTTTCGTGACTTGCTTTCGTGACTTCGCGAGCGCGCGAGCGTTCGCGCCGAGCCGCCCGAGGGAATCGCACCCTCCGTCTCCTCGTTACCAGTGAGGTGCCCCGCTATCTGGGCCTGGGCGGCGGCTTGCAAGGACGTAAACGGCAGCAAGGTGTGCGAAGACACGAGCGCAGCGATCAGCGATCGTTGCTCTCAACGCCCAAGGTTGATGTAGTCCTCACGGCATCTGCCGCTTCCGTCGTCGTTTCTGTTGTGCCTCCGCTCGGAGTCGAACCGAGCCATCGAGCTTCGGACGCTCGAGACCGCTTCCGGCGGAACGAAGGCGCGAGTCAGTCGCCAGCGTCCCCAACAGGAGTCGAACCTGTGTTTTCTGGATGAGAACCAAACGTCCTTGGCCGCTAGACGATGGGGACAGGTAGCAAGTAGGCGAGGCGGAGGCAGGCTCCGCGACGACGCTCCACTCGAAACGACGCCCCTGCTTCCGCGAGGCGAAGACCGATGCGGAAGCGCCTCGGCCTGGCGAGGCGGCGGAGGGGAGGCGTCGC
This genomic stretch from Myxococcales bacterium harbors:
- a CDS encoding SDR family NAD(P)-dependent oxidoreductase, whose protein sequence is MASISDDDIRRCLSVLEALVTDRTGLTDLDEPTRRALLIAAGRLSRPVRHEVVRTAKAFRRVEAKKKKNQDRVLRSETGIREARKAEVFSAPARLTEPGVTEPGARPEQPGNALARRELSQPRNCYICKAEFTRLHFFYDALCASCGDFNYGKRFQSAPLDGRVAVITGARVKIGFQAALMMLRAGARVVVTTRFPHDAAKRYAAETDFAAWGHRLTVHGLDLRHAPSVEIFARYLEENEPRLDILINNAAQTVRRPPAYYAHLLERELLPSRQLPELERALLRAHDHLAELALGGSAAPQMTALSGSGSLAGGALLGPLKDSRAGVGIAASALLSQMPYGDGEPAAASFFPEGRLDADLQQVDLRAINSWRLTLADVPSPEMIEVQLVNAVAPFILCSKLKPLMLRTANRDKHVVNVSAMEGQFSRGTKTDKHPHTNMAKAALNMMTLTSAPDYVKDGIHMNAVDTGWVTDEDPAAIAARKTDVHDFQPPLDIVDGAARICDPFFSGLLTGTHVYGKFLKDYRTTGW